In Ooceraea biroi isolate clonal line C1 chromosome 1, Obir_v5.4, whole genome shotgun sequence, the genomic stretch GAGTGGTCTACTTTAATGAGTGATATCTTGCTTCGCGGGGCAAATCGACGCTTTTTTCTGCCtaattctttcgtttcgcgcAAAACGTCTCGAAAGAGCTTAATGAGGCCGCTAAACTGAATACTTACTGGATTACAATATGTAACTCAACTTTCTTTTCAGATCGGGAATATCTCTTATGTccataataattgtatacacTAATTTGTGAAAAAGCGCGATTAGACAGTTTTATACGTCTTTGAAGCTGGCACGACGTTCTACGAATatcgacaaaatattaaaagttctaatagcacttttcatagttctacagttcttgataaaaattaaaaagagttctgcattccttctattgaaaaatcgaaattgaaaaaatgtgctaACTTCGCGAATCTAGCACGACACTCTCTcctctaaagtactaaaacacatggaaaattattatttttgactatagttcccgatagttctaatcaagattcatatatatatatatatagaatatatatatatatatatatatatatatatatacacacacaattcagatcgatattccaccaattaacaatttttgaataatttggtATATCTGTGTTCAGCACGACACTTAGTGAAAATGCGTCGTGCTGATTATTTTCAGCAGTTCTAACGATAGTTCTCGACAGTTCTGCAAGAGTTCTATGCAATAGAATTAGTTTAAAGAAGAGTTAACTATCGTTAgaactgctgaaaatcatcAGCATGACGCATTTTCACTAAGTGTCGTGCTGAATgcagatataacaaattattcaaaaattgttaattgatggaatatcgatctgaaattgtatatatgtgtgaatcTCGATCAGACCTATCGGGaactatagtcaaaaataattttccacacgttttagtactttagaggGGAGAGTGTCGTGCTAGATTCACGAAGTtagcacattttttcaattttgatttttcaatagaaggaatgcggaactctttttaatttttatcaagaactgtagaactatgaaaagtgctattagaacttttaataGTTTTTCGATATTGGTAGAACGTCGTGCCAGCTTCACAGAcgacatttttattgtgtcattgtattatatataactacaaaaatgcatgatatctcgataaaattacctttttaaaaaaaaaagtaaaaaagggCGCCAAGTATGCGCGTGGTATGTGCTTGAAAAAACCAATGTGatagtttctttaattaaaaaaatattaaaccaagtaatatgtacctttatattctcattcaatgatcctattccaatccaagcgaTAGTAGTTCtaattgtctttaaatattagtattttatagtattttgtaaaaaaatttatgaaatcctcaaattgcgccaattgtAAAGAGGATGTATTActtcgaaaattaattattgtacaacaatttaaaaaaaaccaagtggtagtatcttaccaattacaaagagaatatatgtatatattgtcttgaaaatttgttatacacatactttcaaaaaatataaaactttgattgattaaataatatttaatgcaaaatacttaGCGTTGCTAGACCGAGTATTACaagaaatctctctttctctctttcagcgTTTAGTATGTAGCAATTTAGTATTAAGTTTAGCCTTTAGTATTAAACGcgtgaaatttgttaaacttctttttatatgaatttgatATGTAAACAAACGACTTGAGCTTTAGTAGGCGTGTAAGGAGTGCAGACGAGATGCTAGGCGCTGGCGAGGTCTAGCaacgccaagtattttgcattaaatattatttaatcaatcaagttttatattttttgaaagtaggtgtataacaaattttcaagacaatatatacatatattctctttgtaattggtaagatactaccacttggttttttttaaattgtacaataattaattttcgaggtaatacatcctctttgcaattggcgcaatttgaggatttcataaatttttttacaaaatactataaaatactaatatttaaagacaattaGAACTACTAtcgcttggattggaataggatcattgaatgagaatataaaggtacatattacttggtttaatatttttttaattaagggGTAACGCCACTTTGGCGCCCGGAAAAACAGCctaattttttatgggaatataatgaatggaatacaaaatccgtttaaagacctttattgtacatactttgaagtgtatttacaaatttttattgaattttttttacaaaatggcgGCGCCAGAGCTCAGCCTCTTCTCACAGATAGTGTTCCGCGGCCGGAAAGATTTCTCCTCCGATTTTTGACCTGGAACaaaaaactaaacattttTGAGTCTTATATAAGGTTAGCTCGAGAAGTACgtacggaaattaaaaaataccgttttttataaaactgacgcacgtttgaacaaaaagtttcatttttaggtaacaaaactttttgttcaaacGTGCGTCAGTTTGACAAAGaacggtattttttaatttccgtacGTACTTCTCGAGCTAACCTTATATAAGACTCAATGTTTAGTTTTTTGTTCCAGGTCAAAAATCGGAAGAGAAATCTTTCCGGCCGCGGAACACTATCTGTGAGAAGAGGCTGAGCTCTGGCGCcgccattttgtaaaaaaaattcaataaaaatttgtaaatacacttcaaagtatgtacaataaaggcctttaaacggattttgtattccattcattatattcccataaaaaattgtcaaaattagGCTGTTTTTCCGGGCGCCAGAGTGGCGTTACCCCTTAAAGAAACTACCACATTGGTTTTTTCGAGCACATACCACGCGCATACTTGGCGcccttttttactttttttttgaaaaaggtaattttatcgaGATACTACGTACATGAGTTATGTTACAGTATGTGTTACATgtcatctttatttttcaattgtcCCATAAAGTCTGCAACGGTTCATCTTTTCTACGCCGAGCTAtcgattgaaataaatttgttagtGAAGTGAAatcatatctatatatttatatatgacaAAATGTAAGATGAAGAAGAGATTTATTCAATAAAGgttagaattatattaattatactgtCATTCAGTAATTACATTCCAACCTGAAAATATGATGCATCGGTTTGAGAGTCTTACAAACTGTTCGCCACACTTGCGCTgcctttattattttctcaggTCGTTTCAGTCAATAAtcaacccagcaaacacagtcatataacaatgatattgccataatataacagaatgtaacacgcaatataacatgttcgttacatgtaatgtatatgttagttgtaatttcccactcaaacgaaattgcagtaatataacaataacataacgtgttactaaaatgttatttaaatgttatataaatggaatatatattatttattctttcttcctctctctacaactacaggtgtatgtttaatttattttcctaaacgttatgtacaagttcgtactttcctcttatttattattcgttcaaacatgtaccacttcatcgtagaaatggacttacgatacaagttgtgccctgccgtgatcaccgttcctatatatattttgtattatattttgcatgcgagaaacgaagccatctaccggacaactcgacatctgaatgttaaaaatgatatataacatagacataatatgcaaatattacagttatataatatcgcatatttcagttatattactgttatattattataaccaatgtataacagagcaatataacagttttataacgcagttatattgcagttacaaagtaaattatgcaacctcaacattaataacatataacagttgttatattacgtgttacttctgtgttatataatagttatattttgtgtttgctgggaatattcaaaagaatgtTTTTACTGTGGAATTAAAAAGATTggctctttttttattcatactgAATCAAACTGTAAATTAGCATAGAACATATAGTAAATACCTTTACACGTGAGTTATGCAAATAATTTCCGATTATCACTAATTAGAATTAGTAATTACTGTGCAATGTGATATAAAACACGAACATTGCGTCAATATATACtgtgtttttttaatcatatGCAAATGCTCTAGTTTTTTCGTCACAAATAGTAAAAACTAGTTTGGAATAAACAAACTAATGCATCGTAATACTCAATAAATATCTATCATTGAATGTTCCAAAGTATTAGGCAGCCGTCGATTGCAGTGAGTAATGTTGAAAGCTGAAGAGTTACTTTGAAGTGCTTGATTGAAGTGTACTTGTAACCTGTAAGTaatactatataattatataatacctgtaaataaaatcaagagacacggtagtgtctcgcgccaagttcaCGCGCAGCACAAAATGCGCTACATGAAATACATTAACTGACAATGTTGACtaatgtaaaattgttatttacttaGTGAATATTGTTCTATATTGTTCTatgtagcagcgccaagttatTTAGCaatactatttttttattttaattaaatttcatttgattttgtctaaatgttttaaatattgcttaatttattaattacttaattaattgtttgttaatacttgttttaataattaattgtttaactactttaaaaaataattaattgattaattaaaacaattaatatataaatagaaatatcatAGAAatagtatttgtaatataaaaatatataatctatgATGAATTTCATATGTTATAgagtttttagtttttttaaatgttatttatatacattttttaataggttaatttttattttataaatttttacttggCGCCATTTTctgatatcatattttttataggtttatgtatataacaaacatttatatacgagatttttttaataagttaatttttacttggttaattttaaatgtttttaataggttaatttttgtttgattGGGTGCGACTGGCGCgtgtacttggcgcctttttccctttttttaaaaaaggtaatttttgtgagtataAACTACGGTATGTCTATCAATTAGCATGTACttcatgaaaatgaaaaatataaacttgattattgaaatcgtagtttttatttttgcaccaTTGCTTTTCTTATAGACttacaatatttgtaattcTAATACATATTGTTCACACAGTCGATGCACTTGACGAATCTATCACGGTGTGTTACCTGAAGATAAACATGGATTTCTATGTGTTAGCCATAGACGAATTTTATTCACTATCGTCTCCAGCAGATCTATATTGTGTTCTCGAGCTGTTATGGCGTCTGCTTCCAAGTCAAATTTCTccattaatgtttttatctaaaaatattttatactatcacattttgtaatatttcaacAATGATTTCAATCACGTATcacattcttatttttaagaaagcgttgaaatataaattaataaaagattccCATAACGTATaatgaatgtataattatttataattttgattaaaatctgTACCTTTCGAATTTGTTTCTTAGAGACAACGCTCCAGCTAATATGATGTAATAAATCCGTGGCATCATCAAGACTGTAACTAAAAATTCAACACATCAGTCgtgtaacaaaagaaataaaatatatagagagCTACGCATCTTCTCTTGATCACAGATAATCGagattaaactttaaatattcgCACTTATTCGCAAAGCAGagtgattattatatataatcttttgCAAAACTTTGTTATAGATTTACAATATGAAAGTCTTTTTTCGATTTctgataatattttacaatcaaGAGAATCCGTGCAGCTTCTTGAGACATTCAAGGTAAGATCATTACATGGCAGTTAACTTATCCCAGTGATTCGTAGTAAAATCTATCACCATTTCGATATTTGGATAATCGCCAGCTAATATAGAGCCGAAGACACGATAAACATATTGCTTCGGGATTGGAAAATCTTCGGATATGGTCATGTTCAAGAAATTCTCGATGATAGTCAGGTTCTTCGAGTGTCCGAGGCAGTCTATCGCTGTCGGTTCAGAGTGTTCCGTGTACATGTACAATAGCTTGTACCACACACTTTCGTTTGCTAACTTTACACCGTTACAGAATATCCACTGTTTCTTTTGGAACGAAGTActgcaaagaaaaatttccataaaTACCGTACAAGAAAGCGTCTCGAATGTAAAGATTATCACTGCAtcgcaaattatttcaaagtacATTATTTGCTTCTTGAAGGGTGGAATAGTTTATATTCACCTATTTGCGAACTCCGTTGGATTTTCCAAGTAAGCGATCAACTGTGCGTGAGCCTCACGTAAGCACATAGGATGACCACATGCACATGCTCTCTCAAGAACTTCATATCtcgttatttttgtaaaataattgtcaTCGGGACGATCATGTACGCTTAAGCTCTCTACAATATTGGTCATTAAATCTAGAATGTAGAgctataaataaacataattttgattaattttataaatcataaaaattcgTAGAAATCAATTTCGGTTACGCAGAGACTTTATGATACATGACGCATATCACATGAGCTTACTTTAAGTAATTCACCCCCGTTATTATAAGCGAAGAACTTGATCGCATCCTCAAAAATCACGAACAGCGGATTCCACACTGTGTAGTCCGTCTCACGTCGCAGATACCTCGTAATGTTCATGAAAATCTCGGGATCCAATTTGTTTGCGAACATGAGGTTCATCGCATCACTAATTATTTGCGCACGATTCAATGCGTGCACTTTCAAATAATTCTCCGAGTCCAGATAGTCAGCGATCTTCAACCAGTTTGTCGCGTCATAATTCACGGAATAGAAGCCTGCAACGTTGATTGCCAATGTAGAATAGCAAGAAGATTGTTTTAGTTTTGGAAACGCGACGTtgtaattttagttttgttttaatagCGCGGTGATCGCGTTCAGTTTGATATGCGGTTGACGATTTATGTTACTTTGTTTCCGCGGGCGACCACGCAGCGGCGTGAGCAGCGCGAAGGGAGTCGAGATCTGGCAACGAGCGAGTCAAGACGTGTTACGCGCAAGCCAGTTGTTACATTAcgttcttctattttattgtaccgTATCTCAGTAAATTCTTGTGTGGATCATCAAGGATTCTTGTCATCTTTATCTCACTTTCGATAACATCCCACACCAATGTAATGCAAATTCTCACTAAGTGAGGTGTTAATGTTatgtaaatgttaattatcacACTCTCGATTATTTCTCACCTGTACGTTGAATGTTCACGATGACCCAATCCTGCGGTGCAGTATCATTCGTTATTACGAACTCGTCAAATTTTTGTGACAACCAGGCCGTGGGTACAGTTGACGAGAAATCCGGATTGGAGCGAGTCGCGAAATTAATCGGAATCCACCATCGCGTGTTGGCGACGTCCATCTTGCTGGTATTTTTTTGTgcgttaaaataaaagttttcgtACGGTCGGAAGGATTCCTGCGTGAAAGCCATTTTTCCCGTTTGCTGGTCTCTAATTACTGTTACGAGCGGATATCCCTTCTGCCCTATCCAGGTGTCCATTACTTCCTgaacattgaatttttttttggGTAGCGTTGATTCGTCCAATGCATCTTGCAAAGCAGACCACAGATCTTCAGGCTCGGCCACGCTATACTTGCTAAATTATTGAATtggtacattaatgttaaattcacgagttttgttaattttcaCGTAAGATCGTCTGCTATGCTCTTTTATGGCAAATAAATGCGCCGAAATCATAATATATGACAGTACTCTACGACAAGTGGAAACGTATTTGAAATGTGAAGAAGTctaaaatcttattaaaatttaatgtacgcagtatgtttttttatgtgtACATAAAGTGTATTATGTAACGTGTCAGACTGTATTATCGATTTCTGTCAGCGttcataaattttgattggaaaaatttatttgtcataaatgcagctattattttttacataagagagtgtatgtaatattttactcACTGTTTGTTAAGATATTTAATGAGTCCCGCATGAAATACTTCCTCGGTAAGACAGTGTGACAACATCCGCAAAAATAGAGAAGCTGAAACGATATTCATATTCCTTAGAATCGTGAGCGAAATATGCCTTGATTGTAATCTTTGATCTCGGCGGACATTTGTTTCTTAAGGGggttttcgttttttttagcACTTTTTTAAcctattttcattaattttttttgaaagaaataaacatCACAGCTGTTTCggattttttgtattttatttatcaatattttagtaacaaaaggaaaaaaaatcagGCCTCCAGGTCGATTTTCTGTTGTGTTATGCGCGTCGGGCGGCAGGCGTCACAGATAAGCAGAGAGAGCTGGTGTCCATGATTGCAGTATCTGTAATGAAgatagaaacattttctttaaatgCTCTTGTTCTATACATGTGTCTTTATGTCTCGAACTAGGATAATTGAAATTggatgattattttcaattttacgacttcttaaaaaaaaaacggttTTTGACccttttttttacctttgacCCGCCAccgaaaatgcaaatatatagTTACCAACATAATCCTAGTTCGAGACATAAAGACACATGTATAGAACAAGAGcatttaaagaaaatgtttctatcTTCATTACAGATACTGCAATCATGGACACCAACTTATCTGTGACACCTGCTGCCCGACGCGCATAACACGACAGAAAATCGACCTGTAGACctgattttttttcctttttttactaaaatattgacacataaaatgcaaaaaatcCGAAACAACTGTGATGTTTAtttctttcagaaaaaattaatgaaaattggtTAAAAAAGTgctaaaaaaaaacgaaaaccCCCTTAAGCAACTTTTCAACTTCTTTGTCAAAGAACATTTACCTTTGCGATTCTCATACGAATACGGATGAAACTTCGAACTAATTTCGTCGACAGTATTCAGCTTCATATTGAGAGGCTGCGTATCAAAGGTGCTATCGACGAAAAGCATTATATGCAGCACTCTGACTAAGAAAAACTGCTTAAACTGCCAATTTTCATATATCTaaacaaaaaattgatttagcAAATACATACGCAAATACGcttcattgtattatatttatcggaACAATAGAAATAAGCATATTtgtaaatctagattttaccTTATCGATGATGTAATGTTTGAGATACTCGATGATACCTCCGTTCAGCCATACATTGTTCCACGACGGGGTAACAACATTACCGAACCACTGCTGGATCGACTGAAAAGTAATGCTGTCCGCAATTTTATACGCCTCTATTGGATTACTATTGCCCTTGTACAGCATCATAGCTTCCCTGTACAAGAAATGCCGAATTGTAGTGTTTTACagttatacaaaattttctaaattctaaTTTTCTACATTCTAATTTCATTTCGATTATCGCACATAAGGACagataaaaacatatataattataaaagcgCAGAATGTTCCTTATGGTTCATCGCGGTGTTACCTGTAAGTGACAAGACCCCAACTTTGCACTTCCTTATTCGATAGGCCAGGAAGCGCAACGTGATCGACTTTCGGCACCCGGATGGAGCCGTTGGTGTATCGTTCCAGTTCGATCGCCGCTTTCTGAGCGACCTCGTGGGCAAAACCAACCGAGGAAATTGCGCTGCTTCTGGCCCAGACGTTGATGGTGTCATCGGAGTTGCTTATATTACGGAAATCGGAGACCAGAAAGCCGACCAGGTACGTTGACATGACGGGCGATTCTCCAAAATACGTCCACACCTttccgtcgtcctcgtcgatcTCTGACACTTCGAAAACTGGCATGTTCGAGATGGCTGTGTAATCGTACCGGTGCTTGATGGCAATCTTGAAAGTAGCTTTCAACGCCGGCTCGTCCCAGCACGGGAAGGCAGCACGCGCGTGGGTCGGTATGAAATTGGTCCCGGCGAACCATCTAAAATCGCAaagatttttctattttattaattggtaataaataaatctgaaaaataaagataattgtCATTAAATTGCGTTGGCTCCaagttttatttctctcaCGGCTTCATTTTCGTTACGTGATATCTAATGCtatgtttctttatatattatataataataatgtggaGAATGATTTTACACTTACACTGTATTGCCTGCTTCGTCGGTGTAGGAACTTCTATAGAATCCGTATGGTTTGTCGTTCAGTGCACCAACAAATCTCAGATATAAGATGTAATATCCGATGGGCAGCTCCTCATCGAAACCAAGGCTCAGCGATTCGGTGAGATTGTTATGGTCGTACGTGACGGGAATGTAAAAGTCGAATCCGGTTTTCACCCTTAAATGAGTCACGTTTTCATCTATCATCAAGTTCTTTGAGTGCAGCGTGAGGATTCTCGTCCTGTTCAGAATCTCGATGTCCACGAGCACCTCGCCGTCAAACGTGAAGTTGTCCGGCGCGAGATGTAGATTTAATTTGAGATCATACAGCAGTGGTCGGGTATGATTAGGGAGCCGATAATGCACAGATTTATCGTTCGGATTCGGTTTCTGGATAACGGCAGCGTCTGCTATCAAGAGCGTCAAGACGCACACCGAGGCGATTCCGTGTAGCGGCATCctgcaaagaaaaataaaagcatgtaagaaaataacaggagaaattacaaaataaaataatgaaggaatcattaaaaagaatagaataaaataataaaaaatcttaattcagggaaaaagattttataatactcacattttatattaatgttttcttttaatatttttaaatgccggACTTGTGATATGTTAATATCGTGATGGATTTTATACATGCGTAGTTCGCAGCTTCGTAGAAATTAGGAAGATATTACGTCATCAGCTATTCAGGCACAGTAAAGTACAGAAGATGTAATGGTGGTGCGCGTCTCCGTTACGTCAAAACGTCCAATATGATAGCCAGATAGAACAGAGCGTATTAAGTAATAAAGGCGGCTATCAAGTTCAAGATTCAACCTTGTATCATTTCTACGAACAACTAGCAACCGTcttgcaaaatgaaaattaccTTAAGTTCTTAATGCTTTAGCATACAAAGTTAGCAGGTCAGACGGACTCATTAATATGGAAATCACATGACTCGCGCGCTGTTAACGATGAAATTGTAACGACTACGGCTATTTAATTCACGATGTTTTCTAACACAACGATCGTATCAggtattaaaagtaaaatattttgcaatgctATCGTCACGAGGAGTTTCAGAAAATCATGCAATTCGTTTTGTAAGTATCCGAGCAACGTTATCCTGTACTGTGACATCAATATTTAGGAAtacgaaaaacatttttgaaaacatAAGCTTTTGAAATACATGCAGTTCtacgttttaattattagcgttttattttatttgtatctcgTGTTACGAACAacttttctcaaatttctcttAAAAAGAAGTTAACATTCAGTTACGCGATGccatttatacataataagaGTTCATAAAagcgagaagagaaaaataacaattttaactatttttgTAGGATAAATCCAGCAAATTGATTCATGAATGCATGCGAATAGCAAAATGGCTTAATATCTAGTGTGACCGaggcaataaaaattttagttttatttgcGCATGAAATGACAGAACGTCGCGTCGCTTAGCTTTTCGCTTTTACGTAgagatattataattcataaataaatgtttaacgacaaattagattatttcttcttttttttgcgtaCTCACACTGTCAGGCGTTAGAAGACTCCGCGACGATAGTGACGATTCTACTAATCGAGGTAACTCTGAGGCTTCCCACTTTATAAGCCTCTATGCTTCGCTTTCAAGAAGCGTATTATTAAGTTTGACGCTAATGAAACATGATTCTTTCGACGAAGTAAGCATGGCAAATAATTCGGTCGAATGTGACATGAGTTACACGTGTATCCAGATagttcaaatattatttatattaactgctttcttaaaatttctctttcgAAACTTTTTCTGTAATGTATttcatttataacatattatgcGCTCTCAAATCTATCTAAAAGAGTacagtatttaaatttaacgaAGAGAGTAGTTACAAGGTTACAAGTagttaaatgtttaaaagacTATGTCGATATAAAATGAAGTATCTTACAGTTTATTGTGAATCAAAGAAGTCGCAAGTTCCTAGTAtgctaataaattaataaagaataattcatatatacacatatatatttgcgTTGCAGGTTTTTACAATCTTCATCTTCCTTTGTCTTCCAATTGATTTTGCCATAACGAGCCAAATTTATTCGATAGTTTAGATTTGCGGTCATTTATCATGTCCTTAACATGTTTTTCATACATGTCGTTGAAGTTAGTTTTGGCAAATTTACTTatctaaaacaaattatttccaatCAGAATAAAACCAACTTTCGTATTTAATGTAAGTTTCATTCGGCattgtaaaaatttacaagatgatttatttaaaaaaagtaaagtcGATGTAATCGAATTTATAAAACTGAGCTTTTTGAGAAATGGAGCaggataaatattatttctattgtaTTAATTCGTAAATGCGTTTGATTATAAGAAAGTaaagatacataaaattatagataataaaattgttacctTGTCAAGCATGTCATTAGAATGTACACTAGTAATGATATTGTTAAATGTATCCTCTGTGACAGGATGTCTATAACAAAacgaaacatttataattaataagtaaagaAACAATATGTTTGTAGTAATcgttttataattaacaatagaTATTATTACCCGAAAGCTATTCTCTTTATATTCTCCAGCAGATAGTCAAGTACAAGCTCGTTGTCTGCGTGCATGTTTAAAATGGAATAGTAGACTATAAATAACTGATTCCCATTTAGTGTCAATGTATCGTTCGAGAGGgatatgtttaaataattgataattatgtCAGGATCTTCGGAGTAAGCTAGACATTCTAAAATATCGACTTCTTCTTCCTCTATGTATTTGTCCAATACTTTATTCCAAGTAGAAGCGTTCGCTTGCCTGATGCCGCTGCAGAACGTCCACTTTTTCAAATTCGGCGGGACTCTACAACACGTAATGAAAAGGACATTGTTGTATAATTCTGATTAATATCTCtttaattgcatatttttaccCTACTATattatcttaataaaattttaatgtcatGATGTCTCGATCAAAATTACTTGTGCGTTTGGGGTTCCTCAAGATATCTGTTTAGTTTAATAGTGGCCATACTCTTGCACTTGGAATGACCGAAGGTACATGCCCATTTTAGAGCATCGATTCTCTTGAGTTTCATGAGATCGTCATTGTTGGGATCTTCCTCGTATCCTACATTCTCCACAAGTTTATTCAACATTTCGAGTATATGTGGCTGTAGAAATCGGAAGAATAGTGTTAATTTTATAGTTGACAAACTTGTAGACTGTTGATTTATAATGCTTTTGTGTTTATGAAGATTTcattacttatttaaaaactaatatttttctccttttaaatatatatctaaataatataacttttattataatatgtatatgtgtgcaaATTTCTGCTTACCTTAAGAAATGCATTTTCCGGATATTCGTAAAAGTCTTGTgccgtataaaatatattaaacatagGTCTCCATGCTACGAAATCTGTTTCCTGCGACAGGTAACT encodes the following:
- the LOC105284104 gene encoding aminopeptidase N-like isoform X2, which translates into the protein MPLHGIASVCVLTLLIADAAVIQKPNPNDKSVHYRLPNHTRPLLYDLKLNLHLAPDNFTFDGEVLVDIEILNRTRILTLHSKNLMIDENVTHLRVKTGFDFYIPVTYDHNNLTESLSLGFDEELPIGYYILYLRFVGALNDKPYGFYRSSYTDEAGNTVWFAGTNFIPTHARAAFPCWDEPALKATFKIAIKHRYDYTAISNMPVFEVSEIDEDDGKVWTYFGESPVMSTYLVGFLVSDFRNISNSDDTINVWARSSAISSVGFAHEVAQKAAIELERYTNGSIRVPKVDHVALPGLSNKEVQSWGLVTYREAMMLYKGNSNPIEAYKIADSITFQSIQQWFGNVVTPSWNNVWLNGGIIEYLKHYIIDKIYENWQFKQFFLVRVLHIMLFVDSTFDTQPLNMKLNTVDEISSKFHPYSYENRKASLFLRMLSHCLTEEVFHAGLIKYLNKHKYSVAEPEDLWSALQDALDESTLPKKKFNVQEVMDTWIGQKGYPLVTVIRDQQTGKMAFTQESFRPYENFYFNAQKNTSKMDVANTRWWIPINFATRSNPDFSSTVPTAWLSQKFDEFVITNDTAPQDWVIVNIQRTGFYSVNYDATNWLKIADYLDSENYLKVHALNRAQIISDAMNLMFANKLDPEIFMNITRYLRRETDYTVWNPLFVIFEDAIKFFAYNNGGELLKLYILDLMTNIVESLSVHDRPDDNYFTKITRYEVLERACACGHPMCLREAHAQLIAYLENPTEFANSTSFQKKQWIFCNGVKLANESVWYKLLYMYTEHSEPTAIDCLGHSKNLTIIENFLNMTISEDFPIPKQYVYRVFGSILAGDYPNIEMVIDFTTNHWDKLTAIYSLDDATDLLHHISWSVVSKKQIRKIKTLMEKFDLEADAITAREHNIDLLETIVNKIRLWLTHRNPCLSSGNTP
- the LOC105284104 gene encoding aminopeptidase N-like isoform X1, yielding MMPLHGIASVCVLTLLIADAAVIQKPNPNDKSVHYRLPNHTRPLLYDLKLNLHLAPDNFTFDGEVLVDIEILNRTRILTLHSKNLMIDENVTHLRVKTGFDFYIPVTYDHNNLTESLSLGFDEELPIGYYILYLRFVGALNDKPYGFYRSSYTDEAGNTVWFAGTNFIPTHARAAFPCWDEPALKATFKIAIKHRYDYTAISNMPVFEVSEIDEDDGKVWTYFGESPVMSTYLVGFLVSDFRNISNSDDTINVWARSSAISSVGFAHEVAQKAAIELERYTNGSIRVPKVDHVALPGLSNKEVQSWGLVTYREAMMLYKGNSNPIEAYKIADSITFQSIQQWFGNVVTPSWNNVWLNGGIIEYLKHYIIDKIYENWQFKQFFLVRVLHIMLFVDSTFDTQPLNMKLNTVDEISSKFHPYSYENRKASLFLRMLSHCLTEEVFHAGLIKYLNKHKYSVAEPEDLWSALQDALDESTLPKKKFNVQEVMDTWIGQKGYPLVTVIRDQQTGKMAFTQESFRPYENFYFNAQKNTSKMDVANTRWWIPINFATRSNPDFSSTVPTAWLSQKFDEFVITNDTAPQDWVIVNIQRTGFYSVNYDATNWLKIADYLDSENYLKVHALNRAQIISDAMNLMFANKLDPEIFMNITRYLRRETDYTVWNPLFVIFEDAIKFFAYNNGGELLKLYILDLMTNIVESLSVHDRPDDNYFTKITRYEVLERACACGHPMCLREAHAQLIAYLENPTEFANSTSFQKKQWIFCNGVKLANESVWYKLLYMYTEHSEPTAIDCLGHSKNLTIIENFLNMTISEDFPIPKQYVYRVFGSILAGDYPNIEMVIDFTTNHWDKLTAIYSLDDATDLLHHISWSVVSKKQIRKIKTLMEKFDLEADAITAREHNIDLLETIVNKIRLWLTHRNPCLSSGNTP